In Neofelis nebulosa isolate mNeoNeb1 chromosome 10, mNeoNeb1.pri, whole genome shotgun sequence, one DNA window encodes the following:
- the LOC131486584 gene encoding olfactory receptor 51L1-like: MATFNSSNTLSSTFYLSGIPGYEEFHHWISIPFCLLYLVGIMGNCTILHIVRTDPRLHQPMYYFLAMLSLTDMGMSMPTMISLFRVLWSISREIQFSTCVVQMFFIHTFSFTESSVLLAMAFDRYVAICHPLRYATILTPRLIMKIGIAALLRSACAMIPLLARLAFFPFCHSHILSHSYCLHQDMIRLACADTKFNVIYGLLLVVVLWGMDSLGIFVSYVYILHSILKIASCEGRLKALNTCASHICVALILYVPMMGLSIVHRFAKHSSPLIHIFMAHIYLLVPPVLNPIIYSVKTKQIRQGVLYLLLCTKTGSTMS, translated from the coding sequence ATGGCAACCTTTAACTCCAGTAATACCCTGTCCTCCACATTCTATCTCTCAGGTATCCCTGGCTATGAGGAATTTCACCACTGGATATCCATTCCATTCTGTCTCCTGTACCTTGTTGGAATTATGGGTAACTGCACCATCCTGCATATTGTTCGGACAGACCCCAGGCTCCATCAGCCCATGTACTACTTTCTGGCCATGCTTTCCCTCACCGACATGGGCATGTCCATGCCCACCATGATATCACTCTTCAGGGTGTTGTGGTCCATTTCCAGGGAAATCCAATTCAGTACCTGTGTGGTCCAAATGTTCTTCATTCACACTTTCTCCTTCACGGAATCATCTGTGCTCTTGGCCATGGCCTTTGACCGCTACGTGGCTATCTGCCACCCTCTACGATATGCTACCATTCTCACCCCAAGACTTATCATGAAAATTGGAATTGCAGCCCTGCTTAGGAGTGCCTGTGCCATGATTCCACTTCTGGCTCGGCtggccttctttcctttctgccacTCTCACATCCTTTCTCATTCATATTGTCTGCACCAGGACATGATCCGCCTTGCCTGTGCTGACACCAAGTTTAATGTTATATATGGGTTGCTTCTTGTCGTTGTGCTGTGGGGAATGGACTCTCTGGGTATTTTTGTGTCTTATGTGTACATCCTTCACTCTATATTAAAAATTGCATCATGTGAAGGGCGGCTTAAGGCTCTCAACACGTGTGCGTCTCACATCTGTGTTGCACTCATTTTATATGTGCCTATGATGGGGCTATCTATTGTCCACCGTTTTGCCAAACACTCCTCCCCACTGATACATATCTTCATGGCTCACATCTACTTATTGGTTCCACCTGTGCTCAATCCAATCATCTATAGTGTGAAGACCAAACAGATACGCCAAGGAGTCCTCTACCTACTTCTCTGCACAAAAACCGGTTCTACTATGTCTTAA
- the LOC131488624 gene encoding olfactory receptor 52B2-like, translating to MYLLAVIGNGLVMAVVVGDRNLHEPMYLFLAMLALNDVLLCTVTVPQMLLIFWQGPSPLTFPACLTQMFFVHALFLSESAVLLAMAFDRYVAICTPLHYATFLTGSLISKVGLALVTRSVAVVTPGVLLILRLRFCRENIIHHTYCENMGIAKLACNSIALNSIYGLTAALLTTGLDFVLISLSYWLILRTVFQLPSREARTKAFATCGAHICVILIFYTLAFFSFFTHRFGDHVPKHVLILLANLYLLVPPTMNPIVYGVKTKEIRMHVLGLCNKPK from the coding sequence ATGTACCTTTTGGCTGTGATAGGCAATGGCCTGGTTATGGCAGTGGTGGTTGGGGACAGGAACCTCCATGAACCCATGTATCTCTTCCTGGCCATGCTGGCACTCAATGATGTTCTCCTTTGTACTGTGACAGTGCCCCAAATGCTTCTTATCTTCTGGCAGGGTCCTTCCCCATTAACATTCCCTGCATGTCTCACACAGATGTTTTTTGTTCATGCTCTGTTCCTCTCTGAATCTGCTGTTCTCTTGGCCATGGCTTTTGATCGTTACGTGGCTATCTGTACACCACTCCATTATGCAACCTTTCTTACAGGTTCTCTCATTAGCAAGGTGGGTCTGGCTCTGGTGACTCGGAGTGTGGCTGTGGTCACTCCTGGTGTCCTCCTCATTCTCCGGCTACGCTTTTGCCGGGAAAACATCATCCACCATACCTACTGTGAGAACATGGGCATTGCCAAGTTGGCCTGTAATAGCATTGCCCTCAATAGCATTTATGGGCTCACTGCTGCTCTCCTCACCACAGGGCTAGACTTTGTCCTCATCTCCCTGTCCTACTGGCTAATCCTGAGAACAGTCTTCCAACTACCTTCTAGGGAAGCCCGGACAAAAGCCTTTGCAACATGTGGAGCTCATATATGTGTCATCTTGATATTTTATACTCtggccttcttttccttctttacccATCGCTTTGGAGATCATGTACCCAAGCATGTCCTTATCCTCCTGGCAAACCTCTACTTACTGGTGCCACCTACTATGAACCCCATTGTTTATGGAGTAAAGACAAAGGAGATAAGGATGCATGTACTAGGGCTCTGTAACAAACCAAAATGA